AATCGCGGATGAAGAAACACTACTTGCTTGTCGTATTATTTCCACTGCTTGCCTTAGGACAGAGTGCGGATCAGAATTATGTAAAAACGACCACATATAAAAAACCGGTGACACAGGTGTATACTGGTATTCCTGAACCCGATGAGGCCGATATCCAGATTACTTATTTTGATGGATTGGGCCGCCCGATGCAGCAACGTGCCCACCGGCAGTCCGGCAGTGGCAAGGATTTGGTCACACCGATTGCGTATGATGCCTTCGGGCGCCAGGTAAAACAATACCTGTCCTATCCCACAGAAAGCGCTTCACTTGCTTATGATGGGAATGCAATAACGGCACTGGAAACCTATTACAACACACCTGTTGGAGCGGCGCAACCCTATTTCGAAACGACTACTAATCCTTATAGTGAAACGCTTTATGAAGCTTCTCCATTGAATAGGATACTCCGGCAAGCCGCTCCCGGGAATGATTGGGTGATGGGCAGCAATCATGAAATAAAAACAGAGTATCACGCGAATTCCGCTGCAGATGCCGTACGCTATTTTAAAGCCTCGGCAACCTGGGACGGCAGCCTGTATAACATCGCGTTAACAGCAGCAGGGACTTCAAATTATGACCCCGGGCAATTGTATAAAACGATAACCCGGGATGAAAATGACACCCCAACGGAAGAATTTAAAGACAAGGAAGGCCGTGTAGTACTGAAAAGAGGATATAATAACGCGGTACCGCATGATACGTATTATGTATTTGATCAATATGGCAATCTTACCTATGTGATGCCACCGATGGCTGATGGAATCATTAGTCCAACTGTTTTAGACGAGGTGTGCTACCAGTACAAATACGATAGCCGTAACCGTTTGGCAGAGAAAAAACTACCAGCGAAACAATGGGAGTATATTGTTTATGATAAATTGAATCGTGTAGTAGCCACAGGTCCTGCCTATTCGCCATTTGGTGATGGGACAGTTGGCTGGATGGTCAATTATTACGATGCTTTTAACCGACCGGCTTATAGTGGGTGGTTTCCGGGAGATGTGACGGGCGTTAGCCGTAATAATCTTCAACAGGGTATATTGGGACAGGTCAATTCAGCAATTCGTGGACCTTATACGATTGATAATATAACCGTAGATTATGAAAACCGGAATCTTCCGGCAGGTTTTAAACTGCTTCGGGTAGATTATTATGATGATTATAATTTTCCCAACGCCCCTACCGATTTTACCGCCACAGCAACAGCGGCCGTATATTATAACAACAGTACCCTAAAACCCAAAGGGCTGCCTACTGGTAACTGGACCCGTACTATTCAGGCAGCAACTGATAGTGCCGGGGCAACTGCCTATATGTTGTATGATCTCAAAGCCCGGGTAGTACAAAGCCATACTACCAATTACCAGGGCGGTTTTACCCGAGTGGAGCAGCAATATGATTTTGTCGGCAAAGTTTTAAAAAGTAGTACAACACATAACAATCAGGGCACCACAGCTGCAGTTATTACAACTGAAACTTTTGAATATACCAACCAAAATCGATTACTACGCCATAAGCATCAGGTGAATGCCCAGGCAGAAGAGGTATTGGCCGAGAATACCTATAATGAAAGAGGAGAGCTGACCCGGAAAAGAGTAGGAGGCATTACAGGGAATCCTTTACAAAATGTAGATTATGAGTATAATTCCAGAGGATGGCTGACTACTATTAATCCTGCAGAAACAAGGACGTATGCTCCTTTTGACCTTTTCTTTTTTAAAATCAATTACAATACCGTCGGTAATGTATACGGTGGGGTGGTGCCCTTGTATAACGGCAATATCTCGGAGACATTTTGGAGGACCAGATCGGATGGAATCTGGAGAAAATACGGTTATGTGTATGATGGGCTAAATCGTTTTATACAATCCTATTACCAGCGCCCTAATGAGGCGAATCCCGTTACTAATTCCTATACAGAAGGGGTGGACTACGATAAAAATGGAAACATCTTTATTTTGATTCGTTATGGAGGGCAGGATAGTGCGCCGCTGCGGACAATAGATGAATTGCATTATACGTATGATCCCAATAGCCCGAACAGATTGATGAAAATAAAGGATAGTACCAATAGCCCTCAGGGTTTTAAAGACAGTCCAACCGATACGGACGATTATATGTATGACGCCAATGGCAATATGACTATGGATAATAATAAAGGCATTACGGCAGTTACCTACAATCATCTGAACCTTCCCGTGAAAATAGTTTTCGGTAGTGAAAGTCAAAAAATTGAATACCTTTATGATGCGGTGGGTACCAAATTACAAAAGAAGGTCACAGAGGGCGCAACCATAGCCACAACGGATTACTCAGATGGATTCCAATATAAGGATGCGGTATTGCAATTTTTCCCAACGGCTGAAGGGTATGTGAATTGTACCACAGGGACGTATAATTATGTTTACAATTATACCGATCATTTGGGTAATGTCAGGGTTTCCTATGCTAAAGATCCTGTAGATGGCCTCACTAAAATTATAGACGAAAATAATTATTATCCGTTTGGATTAAAACATACCAATTACAATTCGTATGTTCCTATCAACACTTATAATTATAAGTATAATGGTAAAGAATTACAGGAGGAGTTGGGACTGAATATGTACGATCATGGCGCGAGAAACTACGATCCTGCTATTGGAAGATGGATGAATATGGATCCGCTCGCTGAGGTATCAAGACGTTTTAGTCCTTATACTTATGCGCTTAATAATCCTTTGCGTTATATTGATCCAGATGGGATGATGGCGATGCCTCCAACAGAATTGGATGCTGAAAACTATGGCTATAGTATTTCTGATATTGCAGATGGGGAAACGTGGGTAGATAGTGATGGAAGTTGGGCTTTTAATGCTGAAAGTAAGACTTGGGAAGGGACTAATGGTACCGATTTTAATGTTGCTACTGAAGTTCAACAATTGGATGAGGTAAGTGTTACAGGGAAAAGTGGACAGGGACAGGGAGATGGTTTTGGTTGGTTTACTGTATGGGGAGATCAGAGAGATGGTGATACAACGGGTTTGAAAGGAACTACATCTGAATCCATTAAATCATCAGACATACCAACTCTTTCTAATGGAAATGCAAACGGTAGACCAGGAAACTGGTTGAAATTTTGGGAACAATTATTTGGATTTGCACGAGATATGGATGCTACTGTTAATAGAACAAATGCTATTATTCCAATTGTTGACGACGCAATTAATGAAAGAAAAGAAAATAACGTTTTTATAGAATATGCAAGTGGAGCCACTTCAAGAACAGTTATACCAGTTACTGAATCACAAGCTATATCTGATTCTATAGAACAGACAAAACAAGGAGGAAAAGTTATTATAAATAGGCCAAAAAAATAAGATTAATGAAAAATACAATAACTATCATTTTACTCTTTATACTTTATTCATGTAATAATACTGATTACAGTGAAAAAGAATACTATCCTTCAAACAATTTAATGAGTCTTAAAGAATATAATAAAAAAGGCGAATTAGAAAAACATACTATTTATTATGATACTTTAGGAGATTTACCGTATATAATATATTTTAAGAAACTGGACTATGATAGTATAAGCTATTATTATAAGAATGGGCAAGTATATAAAACAGGAAATCAAGATTATAAAAACAGAAAATTTGGGATATGGGATAGGTATACGCGAGAGGGATATTTAAGTGAAAAAAGAGAATATTTTATTATAAAAGATGATTACTTGCTAAATAGACAATGGTATTTTAGTAAGAATGGGGATACCTTATGGTATGCAGGGAGATTTAATCGATATGAACAGAAAGAATTTGCAAACGATACTCTCAATTCTCGAAATTCAAGTATGATTGAGATTAGTTTTTATTCCAAAGATACTTTAAAAATTAATGAACCATTTGCGGCTTCAATTATTTGTAATAGCCCATTAATGAGAGAAAAAAATTCTCAAATTATAGTGATATTAGGCGAAGAAAAAAACAATTTTGCCAAAAATTTTTCGAATGAAAAGCGAGTAAAAACAGATACTTTTTATAATTTGAACAGAGATAAACAAAATAGAATTAATTTTCCAAATGCAAATTTTAATTATGTTGTTGTATTTGGAAGATGGTTTGATACACCTGGAAAAAAAATAATACGAGGTTATATGTTGGAATATTTCACAGATGAACCCATAAACAAAAACGATGTAAGAAGAGGGGAAAGAAGAGTATATTTTGAAAAAGAAATTTATGTAAAAGGGATAAAAACCTAATAATATTTTGTGGGCTAAATGGATTTTAGATACATGCTTATAAAGCTGGTTCACTGAAAGTAAATGGACAATATTAGACAGGGATTTATGAGAAAGACAAATAGTATGAAAACTGGTTTACTAATTAAAATGGTTGTATTGCTATTTCTTTTTTTTACGTCATGTGAAGACAGTTTATTAAAAGAAGTGAAAACGTATCATCAAAATGGTACTTTAAAAAGTATAGAATATCTGAATAAAAAAGGAAAAAAGGAAACGGAGAGTAAATACTATAATGAGCATGGTATTTTAAGTTATACAACTACATTTAAAAATGGAAAACCAATAAAAACTTTACATTTTTATGATGATGGGAAATTACGATACAGTTCTGAAGTAAGGCAAAACGATACAATAAAAGCAATAAGTTATTTTAAAAACGGTAAATTCAAAACTGTGGGAAATCTCATTGATACTATAAAAGTCGGTTGGTGGAAGGAATATCGCTACGATGGAACTTTAGTAGCAGCATATGAATACCTTAATAATAATGGGAAACAATATCTAAATCAGCTAAAAGTTTATACTAAAAATGGTACCCTAAAGGAAAATGAAAGTTCTTTTTTTTACTCTAAATCTTCCAGACACATTACAAATAGGTAAAAATGCAGGAAGCATAAAATATTATTCTATCCCAAATGAAAATCCTGAAAGACATTTATATGTGATTATCGACAATGAATATGAAGGTGGAATAATAAAAAAGGATACTTTTTTTATTGAAAGTAATGAAAAGAATCGATTCGGGATTTATGCTTATAAGCCCGGTTTGTTGAATGTAAAAGGGACAATATTGGACAGGGAATTATATGAGAAAAAAGTAGGTAAAAATTTTTATGAGTTAGAATTTAAAGACGGATATAAATACTTTGAAAAAGAAGTGTATGTAAAGGATTAGATTGGATATAATGAAAAATTATCAAATTATGAATGTTAATTTAATGAAAGGAATGGATTAGATCCAATAGAAGTTATTCCAACCTATAAAAAATAATTTCCAATAATATGATGACTAAAAAAAATATACTATTCC
The Flavobacterium kingsejongi genome window above contains:
- a CDS encoding toxin-antitoxin system YwqK family antitoxin, which gives rise to MRKTNSMKTGLLIKMVVLLFLFFTSCEDSLLKEVKTYHQNGTLKSIEYLNKKGKKETESKYYNEHGILSYTTTFKNGKPIKTLHFYDDGKLRYSSEVRQNDTIKAISYFKNGKFKTVGNLIDTIKVGWWKEYRYDGTLVAAYEYLNNNGKQYLNQLKVYTKNGTLKENESSFFYSKSSRHITNR
- a CDS encoding DUF6443 domain-containing protein, translated to MKKHYLLVVLFPLLALGQSADQNYVKTTTYKKPVTQVYTGIPEPDEADIQITYFDGLGRPMQQRAHRQSGSGKDLVTPIAYDAFGRQVKQYLSYPTESASLAYDGNAITALETYYNTPVGAAQPYFETTTNPYSETLYEASPLNRILRQAAPGNDWVMGSNHEIKTEYHANSAADAVRYFKASATWDGSLYNIALTAAGTSNYDPGQLYKTITRDENDTPTEEFKDKEGRVVLKRGYNNAVPHDTYYVFDQYGNLTYVMPPMADGIISPTVLDEVCYQYKYDSRNRLAEKKLPAKQWEYIVYDKLNRVVATGPAYSPFGDGTVGWMVNYYDAFNRPAYSGWFPGDVTGVSRNNLQQGILGQVNSAIRGPYTIDNITVDYENRNLPAGFKLLRVDYYDDYNFPNAPTDFTATATAAVYYNNSTLKPKGLPTGNWTRTIQAATDSAGATAYMLYDLKARVVQSHTTNYQGGFTRVEQQYDFVGKVLKSSTTHNNQGTTAAVITTETFEYTNQNRLLRHKHQVNAQAEEVLAENTYNERGELTRKRVGGITGNPLQNVDYEYNSRGWLTTINPAETRTYAPFDLFFFKINYNTVGNVYGGVVPLYNGNISETFWRTRSDGIWRKYGYVYDGLNRFIQSYYQRPNEANPVTNSYTEGVDYDKNGNIFILIRYGGQDSAPLRTIDELHYTYDPNSPNRLMKIKDSTNSPQGFKDSPTDTDDYMYDANGNMTMDNNKGITAVTYNHLNLPVKIVFGSESQKIEYLYDAVGTKLQKKVTEGATIATTDYSDGFQYKDAVLQFFPTAEGYVNCTTGTYNYVYNYTDHLGNVRVSYAKDPVDGLTKIIDENNYYPFGLKHTNYNSYVPINTYNYKYNGKELQEELGLNMYDHGARNYDPAIGRWMNMDPLAEVSRRFSPYTYALNNPLRYIDPDGMMAMPPTELDAENYGYSISDIADGETWVDSDGSWAFNAESKTWEGTNGTDFNVATEVQQLDEVSVTGKSGQGQGDGFGWFTVWGDQRDGDTTGLKGTTSESIKSSDIPTLSNGNANGRPGNWLKFWEQLFGFARDMDATVNRTNAIIPIVDDAINERKENNVFIEYASGATSRTVIPVTESQAISDSIEQTKQGGKVIINRPKK